A single region of the Bicyclus anynana chromosome 14, ilBicAnyn1.1, whole genome shotgun sequence genome encodes:
- the LOC128198718 gene encoding uncharacterized protein LOC128198718 — MTAYNIRRLMRGTAVLNSAAAGNPAAHQQQRNRLTVYLKLSIIMGVNWLLEVISAELKNDLLAPVYIITDIYNLFMGVAIFLIFVCKRKIYQKLKIRFYTLRGNYLNRRPTTQDSSSQSKISNPNSGKLSRVSSSLKLRNNTNEIVGTEQDS, encoded by the exons ATGACTGCGTACAACATAAGGCGGTTGATGCGCGGGACTGCTGTGCTGAACTCCGCCGCCGCTGGCAACCCCGCCGCTCACCAGCAGCAGAGGAACAG gcTTACGGTTTACTTGAAATTGTCCATAATAATGGGTGTCAATTGGCTACTGGAGGTAATCAGCGCTGAACTCAAAAATGATTTGCTGGCTCCAGTATACATCATTACTGACATATACAACTTGTTCATGGGCGTGGCTATATTTCTCATTTTTGTTTGCAAAAGGAAAATATATCAGAAACTGAAAATAAG ATTCTACACATTACGGGGAAATTACCTGAATAGACGACCCACGACGCAAGATTCTTCGTCCCAAAGCAAAATCTCAAATCCCAACAGCGGCAAACTTTCCAGAGTTTCATCTTCATTAAAGCTTAGAAACAACACCAATGAAATCGTGGGAACGGAACAAGATTCATAA